Below is a window of Micromonospora chersina DNA.
GACGGCGGGCACATGTACCTCACCGAGGACGCCGCCGGGCTGCTCCGGCTCGTCGAGAGCGAGCTGGCCCGCGGATGAGCGCCGACGCCCCCACCAGTACCGCCGGCGCGGCGCGGCTCGCCGGGAAGACCGCCATCGTCACCGGCGCGGCGCGCGGCATCGGCCGGGCCTGCGCCACCGCCTTCGCGGCCCAGGGCGCCGACCTCGTGCTGCTCGACCGCGCCGAGGACCTGCCCGGGGTGCCCTACCCGCTCGGCACCGCCAGTCAGCTCGCGCACACCGTCACGCTCTGCCGCGACCTGGGCGCCGCCGTGCTGCCGGTCCGCGCCGACGTCCGCGACCTGGCCGCGCTGGTGGCCGCCGTGGAGCAGGCGTGCGAGCGCTTCGGCACGGTCGACGTGCTGGTCAACAACGCCGGCATCGCGGCGCCGTCCGGGAAGACCGCCGACGAGATCACCGAGGACGAGTGGTCCCTCATGATCGACGTCGACCTCTCCGGGGCCTGGCGGATGACCAAGGCCGTCGGCGGGGTGATGACCGCCCGGCGCGCCGGCAGCATCGTCAACGTGGCCTCCACCGCCGGGCTGGTCGGCTACCGGCACTTCGCCGGGTACGTGGCGGCCAAGCACGGCATCGTCGGCCTCACCCGGGCCACCGCCCTGGACTACGCCCCCATGAAGGTCCGGGTCAACGCGCTCTGCCCCGGCTCGGTCCGCGACGACCACGCGGTGGAGGGGCGGATGCTCTCCGAGATCGCCCGCTCCCTCGACGTGCCGGTCGCCGAGCACGAGGAGACCTTCCTTCAGGCGCAGCCCATGAACGCCCTGATCGAGCCGGAGGACGTCGCCGCGGCCGCCGTCTGGCTGGCCTCCGACGAGTCCCGACAGGTCACCGGCTCCGTCCTCACCGTCGACGGCGGATTCACCACCCGCTGAACCCCAGGGAGAGCATGTGCGTACGCTCCAGCCGCCGCCGGCCACCGGGCCCCGCCGGCACCCCGCCGCACCGGCCGGCGCGCCGGACTGCCACGCGCTGCGGATCCGGCTCGACCCTCCGGTCGACGACGAGACGGTCGGGGCGCGGCTCGCCGCCCACGCCGGCACCGCCCGGCTCTGGGTGGAGCCCGTCCCCGATCACGCCGACTCGCCGGCCGCCGTTCGCCGCCGCGACCGCGAGCTGTCCCGGCCGGTGGCCGCCGGCCTGCGGGCCGTGCTGATCCGGTACGCCGACGGCCCCGCCGACCTGGTCCTGGTGGCCCGGCGGGACGCCTGGGACCCGCCCGCGCTGCGCCGGCTCGGCGCGGCGTTCCGCGGCGGCACGGCCGACCCGGCGCCCACCCCGGCCACCGACCGCCCGGCCGCCCCGACCGGTGCCGTCCCCGCGTGGGGGCTCGGCGACCCGCGCGCCGGCGACGCCTGGGGTGAGGACCGCACCGTCCTGCCCGGACACCCCGGCGGCGACCCGGCGACCTGGCTGGCCGCCCTGGCCGTGCTGCTCGCCCGCTACCAGCCGGAGGAGACAGCGGTGGTCGGCGCGCTCGGCGTCCGGGCCGGCGAGGACGTCACGGCGCTGGCCGTGGCGACCCCGGACGACCTCCCGCTGGACGCGCTCACCGCGCGGCTGCGGGACCACCTCGCCGCGCCCGCCGACCCGGCGCCGCCGCCGACGGTCTCGATCGGCCTCGCGTTCGACCTCGGCGACCCGGCCGACGAGTACGTGCCCTGCCTCGCCCCGCGCTTCCCGCTCACCGTCGTCGTCGGCCGGGACGCCGACGGGCACGTCGAGCTGCGCTGGCGGCACCCGCTGCGGGCCGTGTCGCCGGCCGTCGCCGCGCAGGTCGTGCGGCACCTCGCCCACCTGCACCGGCAGGTCACCGCCGCTGCGCCACCCCCCGTCGGCGCCGCCGACCTCGACGACCCGGCCGGGCGGGAGTGGATCGCCGCCCTCGGCCGA
It encodes the following:
- a CDS encoding SDR family oxidoreductase, coding for MSADAPTSTAGAARLAGKTAIVTGAARGIGRACATAFAAQGADLVLLDRAEDLPGVPYPLGTASQLAHTVTLCRDLGAAVLPVRADVRDLAALVAAVEQACERFGTVDVLVNNAGIAAPSGKTADEITEDEWSLMIDVDLSGAWRMTKAVGGVMTARRAGSIVNVASTAGLVGYRHFAGYVAAKHGIVGLTRATALDYAPMKVRVNALCPGSVRDDHAVEGRMLSEIARSLDVPVAEHEETFLQAQPMNALIEPEDVAAAAVWLASDESRQVTGSVLTVDGGFTTR